A part of Arachis hypogaea cultivar Tifrunner chromosome 12, arahy.Tifrunner.gnm2.J5K5, whole genome shotgun sequence genomic DNA contains:
- the LOC112727080 gene encoding uncharacterized protein, giving the protein MDSARSWFQKFQPRDKTKGFGKKKEDDNNGGGADDSSVVVDEASLSNDTKQKVAAAKQYIENHYKEQMKNLQERKERRTFLEKKLADADVSEEDQNNLLKFLEKKETEYMRLQRHKMGVDDFELLTMIGKGAFGEVRVCREKTTGQVYAMKKLKKSEMLRRGQVEHVRAERNLLAEVDSNCIVKLYCSFQDDEHLYLIMEYLPGGDMMTLLMRKDTLTEDEARFYVAETILAIESIHKHNYIHRDIKPDNLILDRYGHLRLSDFGLCKPLDCSTIAEGDFSVVPNVNGSNERVISKRTQREQLQHWQQNRRTLAYSTVGTPDYIAPEVLLKKGYGMECDWWSLGAIMYEMLVGYPPFYSDDPMTTCRKIVNWRSHLKFPEEARLSREAKDLICKLLCNVNHRLGSKGADEIKAHPFFNGVEWDKLYQIEAAFIPEVNNELDTQNFEKFEESDIQTQSSSRHGPWRKMLSSKDLNFVGYTYKNFEIVNDYQVPGMAELKRKQNKTNRPSIKSLFESDSEISELSEVPETSSTRQSSQGSFMKLLPPQLEVSNSEKRISPKS; this is encoded by the exons ATGGATTCGGCGAGGAGTTGGTTTCAGAAGTTTCAGCCTCGTGATAAAACAAAAGGGTTTGGAAAGAAGAAGGAGGATGATAACAACGGAGGAGGAGCAGACGATTCGAGTGTAGTGGTTGATGAAGCTTCTCTTTCCAATGACACAAAGCAGAAGGTTGCAGCAGCAAAGCAGTATATTGAAAACCATTACAAGGAGCAAATGAAGAATCTTCAGGAGAGGAAGGAGCG TCGTACCTTTTTGGAAAAGAAGTTGGCTGATGCTGATGTCTCTGAGGAAGATCAAAACAACCTActtaaatttttggaaaaaaaggAAACTGAATATATGCGCCTTCAAAGGCATAAGATGGGAGTTGATGATTTTGAATTGCTGACTATGATTGGCAAAGGTGCATTTGGTGAG GTCAGAGTCTGTAGGGAAAAGACTACGGGTCAGGTTTATGCAATGAAAAAGCTAAAGAAATCAGAGATGCTTCGCAGAGGCCAG GTTGAACATGTCAGAGCTGAAAGGAATCTACTTGCTGAGGTTGACAGCAATTGCATAGTCAAACTGTATTGTTCTTTTCAGGATGATGAGCATCTATATCTTATTATGGAGTACCTTCCAGGTGGGGATATGATGACACTGCTTATGAGAAAGGATACCTTGACAGAAGATGAAGCCAGATTTTATGTAGCAGAAACAATTCTGGCTATTGAATCTATACATAAACACAATTATATACATAG GGATATCAAGCCTGACAACTTAATACTGGATAGATATGGACACTTGAGACTGTCTGATTTTGGACTTTGTAAACCATTAGATTGTAGTACAATTGCAGAAGGGGATTTTTCTGTGGTTCCGAATGTGAATGGATCTAATGAACGTGTTATTTCAAAACGCACACAGCGAGAACAATTACAACACTGGCAACAGAACAGGAGGACACTT GCTTATTCCACTGTTGGTACACCAGATTATATTGCTCCAGAAGTTCTATTGAAGAAAGGTTATGGAATGGAATGTGATTG GTGGTCACTTGGAGCTATTATGTATGAGATGCTGGTAGGATATCCACCATTTTATTCTGATGATCCGATGACAACATGTAGGAAG ATAGTAAACTGGAGATCTCACTTGAAATTTCCCGAAGAAGCAAGGCTGTCCCGAGAGGCTAAAGATCTAATTTGTAAACTTCTGTGCAATGTAAACCACAGGTTGGGGTCCAAAGGTGCAGATGAAATAAAG GCTCACCCATTCTTCAATGGTGTTGAATGGGATAAGCTGTATCAAATAGAAGCTGCATTTATTCCAGAAGTAAATAATGAGCTAGATACTCAGAACTTTGAGAAGTTTGAAGAG TCAGACATCCAAACTCAATCATCATCAAGACATGGTCCGTGGAGGAAG ATGCTTTCATCTAAGGACTTGAATTTTGTTGGATACACATACAAGAACTTTGAAATTGTCAACGACTATCAAGTTCCTGGGATGG CTGAACTAAAGAGGAAACAGAACAAAACAAATAGGCCATCCATTAAGTCACTCTTTG agtctgattcagagatatcAGAATTATCTGAAGTTCCTGAAACATCTTCAACCAGACAATCTTCTCAAGGAAGCTTTATGAAGCTCTTGCcaccccaattagaggtatctaACAGTGAGAAGAGGATTTCTCCTAAGTCATAA